In Papaver somniferum cultivar HN1 chromosome 9, ASM357369v1, whole genome shotgun sequence, the genomic stretch ATTTGTACTATCTAATCAAGAACTATGTTTTCACAAGCAAAAGTAATATCTGAATAATTTATAGTGCGCAAACAACTGACCTTTACTGTTGTTACCTTTCAGATTAAGAAAGAGTTGACCCTCTTAACTGCTGCAGTTGGAACTTTCTGCACTGGATATTGTTTAGTGGTCTTCTCTATACAGGTAAACACTGCATTGTTGCAGGAGGAAGTCTTTCGAAGCATTATCTTACATTGTCCCTTTTACGATATGAAAATGCAAGGGACTTTCTTAAATCTTACTACCAAAAATTCGATAGCCGTGGTGTGTCTGTATCATTTGCTAAGCTGATAAAATGGTTTCAAATTTCTAACAAAACATCTCTAGAAGAATGTGGCTTAATTTTTCGTTTTCTTAGTAGTTTAAATCTTTTCCTTCATTGTTAGAGCGTTAATTGTTTCAAAAAATTCTCATTTTAACTTCACTTGTCTGTTTTATAGGCTGCTATAAGTTATGCAACGGGAGTTCTTTTCAGGTAAACAGTATTTTTGTCCTACTGTGAGGTTCTTTGATGACCAGCCAGGGTTCATACCTAGATATTTTACTCTTTAACTTTGGAGCTTTGTTTTCCTCTTTTGTAGAGCAGTTTTTTGTATCTCCAGCTGTTGTATTTCCATGTTGACAACCTGACGAGGGAAGCAGTCCCACAGATTTTCAGGCAGAAGAAAGTAAAGAAGTATAAATTCAGCTAAACTATGTGAATGTTCTGTGCTATAATAGTTTTTATGCTGTATCATTTGGTCTCATGCAAATTCCTTTAAACGAACAATGTGTTTTCTGAATCAGAATTGGGATAAGAAGTGAGGACTTGCAGAACTTCTTTGAAACAACGCTAAATGGTAGTGGCTTTGTTCTTTCATCGCCAAGGCTTGTGATCCCTGCTGCAATTTATGGACTTTGGGGGCTGTCTACTCATTTTTCCAATGATCTTTTTAGTTTTCAGGTACATTTTAACCTTTTCTCAATCTCTGACCTCATATACTTGGGAGCTGGTAAGTATTACGCAGAAAAAGTGGATAACTCATATATGAATGCGAGCAACTAGATCCCCCCGGTGTGGTTCCTGGAAACAAATATGGTTAACTGTCTTATGAAAATATAAATTGTCGATTCATCCACTGATTACGTGGAGTGTTCTTGATTCACGTAAACAAACACCTGATAGTGGTGGGTTATTTTCTTTTGCAAGTTTTGCACATTATTGGGCATAATAAAATGAATTGAAtttcacttttgttttgtttgtttcgtATAGCTTGTTCCAGCGATGTTTGGGTTATTTGCATACAAGGCTGCTGCTCTGGTTCAAGTTTACAGAGACAATGAAGACTTGAAGTTGATCTTTCCAGGTGGCGATGAATATTCAAATGAGTGAACAGTAGTCCCCCTCGTGTTCACTGCTGCACCTTTAAGTTTTAAGCAGTGCATGCAGTGACTCAAATTTTGGCGGATGGCCCATACAGCGGTTGCAGATGTTATTCAGATTGTTATCAACAATTGCTGTTGTTTATCCATTTGTGTGCCACCCATAGTGGTTATGTATAATCAGCCGAATAAATTGTTATGTACTTAATAGTGTCTATGAAAGAGTTATATCGACCCTTTCGTCTTGCTGAAGTTGTTCACTAACAAGAGGAAAGAACCCTTGTATTTGCGCCATGTACGTTGACAACCTACCCTGTGTATACGTTGAAACGGAAGTGGTCATGGCAACAGAAGAAGAACGTATTTGCTTTTAACTCCTGAATTAATTTCTGGTGCGAGGTTAGGGACCGACTTTTTGTCTTTAAATCCGATTCAGGAATCAGTTCGACCTAAGATTGGACCAGCTTCTAATCCAATTATTTTCATTTGCTCAGGTCTGCGTCGGGTTTAGGATAAACCCATTCAATAGTCAAGCCCCATTCAAACAAACAATCCGATTGTATCAGTTTGTTTTGGCTGTCAGTCTAGCTGAATCTTCCGTACAGGCCAGTCAGAAACCCAATCACTGTATTGGCCCCTTAACTGAGCATCAATATCTGTAGGCTCCAGCTCCTTCATAAACCTGTTTTAAAGTACTTCAAAGTTGTCCTGCAGTGATGTTCAAAATCAGGCTTAAAAACAAAATTGGATGGTTGGCAACTGTCAAGTACTAACAGGCAGAACATGTCCAGCAGATCCAAGACAATGCCTGCAGTAACAGTTTCAGGTCTTTGATTTGCTTAGAGAATCAGAAACCTTCCCTCAATCTTTAAAAAGGGTATACACACTGAACTGTAAACCCATGGATTAAGGAAACAAGGACAGAACAATAAACCATGGAATTAAGGAACAAGAACGTTAACCAATATATAAAACCGCGACGTACATTTAGAAACATCTAACAGCACACAATGAAAAAACTATTGTTCTGTGAGTTCTACAATAAGTGAGCGGTGAACATGTACATACAACCAAAGCCTCAATTCAATAGCAGGGGCAGAATCTAAACAACACTAAACAGCAGGTTTCAGATATTTCTAAGGCGCCCTTGCAAGCTTGAGAAAGATAGCTCCAAAAGTTGTTCGAGAAGCTGAGAAACTGTGGGTCAGGCTCCCAAGAATTTTCTAAAGCAAAATATCAAGGAACAACACTAGTGCAGTCTGCCTATACTGTAAAGAACATTTTGTATGAACACACAAGTCCAGTTTAGAAAGGGGCTGAGCTTGTTCTTCGAAGCTGATACTTCTGTTCAGGCGGCGGTGCAGATGGTAATATTGTATCCAGCTCCTGCAACAAACCGAGAGGAAAGGGGATGTTGAATATCCAACAGGAAAGGTAAAAACATGAGAGTAGATAACAGTTTTtactaaatttcatcaactatTCGACGTACAAAAATTACACCTCCTGGAACTACAAGCAAATGACAGAGGATCCAAAGTTGTGAGCAACCATATGAAGACTTGTCATCTCACATAGTATAAGAAATTTGGCATACATCACAAACGCTTCATGAAGATTGTTATTCCTATTTTTATGTGTACTATTTATGATTTCTCCAATACACTGAAGTCAAATCAAGATATCACCAAGTCAGAATAAAAAATCCCAGTCTtggcaaaaaaaaatttagactGTAGAAACTAACACCAGCATCGAAACATGGTTGGCATCTAATACTTGGATTTGGTGGAGAAGATGACACTCATAAACTTAACTTCTTACAATTGTGAAATGACTCATTTCGTAACTTTAAAAGATGCTGGTTCCACAAATGAATGACCTTGGCTTCTCGGAATATGCTTAATATTGGAACTTGGTCAAGACACTAACCTGGACTAGTTTTGGGAGtgccaatatttttttttggtagcGCAATCACTAACCTTAGCACTATTCAAAAGAGATAAATAGCATAAACATGTAAAAAGCAACAGACGTTAACTTCGTCCCAGTAAAGATGGTTAGGCACCCAATCACCACTACAAAAAGGTAGTCCAATAAAACAGAAGGATAAAGATTATGATGGGAGTCGAAAAGACAAAGGTTTGGGAGCTGTCCATGACTTCGGTGAGAGCTATGAATATAATTAGGTATCTTTCGTGGTTCAGAGCTACAAATATTACATAATTAATGACAAACTGGTTACACTCCCAACTTAAAAGGTCCCCGAACATCATTGTGGAGGCACGTTTGTATGATAATTTGCATTGAAACTACTCTAAAACAACTCCGCAGCCTTAAAACCCTGAATTTAATATATTCTCCACAGGTTCATAGGCCGCACACTAATTGCACGGTAATAACAACAACTTTCTATTTAGACAAATTTGATCAGTACTATGTCACAGGTGCACCAGAAAATAAAACCAAGTTTTGTCCCATCTAAAACCCTCATTCAGAATTTAGACACTAGATTTCATATAGAAATCACTCGATTCGATCTAAACCCTGCTAGTCTGATTTATATCGCAATGATCAGTATTTAAACTTCCAGAAGATATAGCCACCacaaagaaatgaaatgaaatgcaagaagcacaaacaaacaaacaaaaataacaaatagAAAACAGGCATCTACCTTCTGTTTCCTGAGCCTTTCATTTTCCTCTTCCAGACGCGAAACCTTGTTCTCCAGCTCATTAGTGTAAGCCTGCCCAAACCATTTCTTAAACTATTTATATATACTAGAATAGAACAATTATTGGAACTCCACAGCTAACTGAATAGCAAGAGAACCCACCTGCTTCCTAGCTCGTGACCTGGCTGCAGACTCCCTGTTCTTAATCATCCTTTTCTGCCTTCTCTCTACAGTTTTCTCAATCATGTCTCCTCCTGGGGCAACCCTTTTTCGCCCAGGTGTTTGTGTATCTGACAAGGCTATAGGAGATGACAAAGCCATTTGGTTGTCAGAATAGGTGACTTCCAAAATTGGACTTGTAGCTAGAGCAAGAGGCTGCGGAACTGGACGACCTGGAGCAAAAATTCCCatcatattttgttgttgttgttgctgctgctgctgatgttgaTGTATTGCAGGGACCTGGTACTGCATCCATGGAGCTTGCTGAGTGAAACTCTGAGGAGGTGCTGCCATTAAATCAACTCCTACACCAGTAGCCCCTTCATTTTTCTTATCCCCTGGACCTTCAGCGACAACCCCTGCTTTCACCAAGAAATCTTCCAGTGTCATCTCACCTAGAGTTTGTTGTCTTTCCTGAGCAGCTTTCAACTCTTCTGTGTCATTTTTCTGACCTTGCTGTATATCTTTCCACACCTCATCGACCGTTTTCTTGCTAAGAGCCCTAGTTAAGTTAAGGCTCGCTTGACGCTGTAAAGCAGAAGCTGAAGCATGTTGTTCATTTTGAGCTGTATTCTCCGCGTCCATTCCTACACCCTGGTTGGCTTCGGCCGTCCACACATTCTTTAGTAGCTCATCTAGGTTCATGCTACTTAAAGGTTTTCCTAAGTCTCCTAGCTGGTTTTGAACCTCATCAAGCGTAAGATTGTACAATGATCCTTGCCTCGCTAACGGCAGGAACTGAGAATGCT encodes the following:
- the LOC113310787 gene encoding ABSCISIC ACID-INSENSITIVE 5-like protein 2 — translated: MGIQTMGSQGGNSQHSQFLPLARQGSLYNLTLDEVQNQLGDLGKPLSSMNLDELLKNVWTAEANQGVGMDAENTAQNEQHASASALQRQASLNLTRALSKKTVDEVWKDIQQGQKNDTEELKAAQERQQTLGEMTLEDFLVKAGVVAEGPGDKKNEGATGVGVDLMAAPPQSFTQQAPWMQYQVPAIHQHQQQQQQQQQNMMGIFAPGRPVPQPLALATSPILEVTYSDNQMALSSPIALSDTQTPGRKRVAPGGDMIEKTVERRQKRMIKNRESAARSRARKQAYTNELENKVSRLEEENERLRKQKELDTILPSAPPPEQKYQLRRTSSAPF
- the LOC113308181 gene encoding uncharacterized protein LOC113308181, translating into MKTLLEVRRVFSPVNSPHPFLNKSPFDHHGRGRKSVVSVFRSSLPGEDALQMFLRDRQLNGDFVSKASDIIWRRDELKFIDLEDNVFDENSQQMQLQEVMETENDGGFLKLTKTLEWVSGDETAPVNRKQTFKEIQDDRERRKKLNLLQYDAIKKELTLLTAAVGTFCTGYCLVVFSIQAAISYATGVLFSFLYLQLLYFHVDNLTREAVPQIFRQKKVKKIGIRSEDLQNFFETTLNGSGFVLSSPRLVIPAAIYGLWGLSTHFSNDLFSFQLVPAMFGLFAYKAAALVQVYRDNEDLKLIFPGGDEYSNE